From a region of the Daphnia magna isolate NIES linkage group LG1, ASM2063170v1.1, whole genome shotgun sequence genome:
- the LOC116925405 gene encoding carboxypeptidase B, whose product MKIPFAVLCSSLLLSISVTANVDYSGHVVIRAIPETKDQLELLNNWFSQTTSFLDFWFPPSKINKFVDIRVHPEWYDHVVETLTRMNINHKIHIADIGELVRQEQETIALRRALYSGKAIDLENYHTYEEVMAYLADLANTNPIVSTKVGGTTAEGRDIVQLIISTDLSANKPVEFFECNVHAREWITAATCIWIIDQITTGYGSDPEITDLVDKYDWKFVPIANPDGYAYTWSDDRLWRKNRVFINNSACRGVDINRNFPVGFGSPDGGSDSPCSTTYRGEGPLSELESNTIKDLIVADRGRIRSAISVHSYDQQWLSPYGYSIEYPLEYAEMYRVMEIGVNALTATYGTQYTYGSFANALYLGSGVTTDYYYEGEGILHSYTIELRDLGTYGFVLPPDQIVPTAIETWNGIKAFVNAI is encoded by the exons TACTCCGG GCATGTTGTGATCCGTGCGATTCCCGAGACGAAAGACCAACTGGAACTTTTGAACAATTGGTTCTCGCAAACGACCAGCTTCCTCGACTTCTGGTTCCCACCGAGTAAAATTAACAAGTTTGTCGACATTCGCGTCCATCCCGAATG GTACGACCATGTGGTTGAAACCTTAACTCGTATGAACATTAATCATAAAATCCATATTGCTGATATTGGTGAGTTGGTGCGACAGGAACAAGAGACCATCGCTCTCCGACGTGCACTTTACAGTGGAAAAGCAATTGATCTTGAAAATTATCACACGTACGAAGAG GTGATGGCTTACTTGGCTGACTTGGCTAATACAAACCCAATAGTGTCGACTAAGGTTGGAGGGACAACCGCAGAGGGTCGTGACATTGTTCAGTTAATCATCAGCACTGATCTTTCTGCCAATAAACCTGTTGAGTTCTTCGAATGCAATGTGCACGCAAGAGAGTGGATTACGGCCGCAACATGCATTTGGATTATTGACCAG ATCACTACTGGGTATGGTTCTGATCCCGAAATTACCGATCTTGTCGATAAATACGATTGGAAATTCGTGCCAATCGCCAATCCAGATGGTTATGCCTACACCTGGAGCGAC GATCGCTTGTGGAGAAAAAATCGTGTCTTCATCAATAATTCCGCATGTCGTGGTGTCGATATCAATCGTAATTTTCCAGTTGGTTTTGGTAGCCCTGATGGTGGATCTGATTCTCCCTGCTCTACAA CTTACCGAGGAGAAGGACCACTTTCTGAGCTAGAGTCCAACACAATTAAA GACTTGATTGTTGCCGATCGTGGGAGGATCAGGTCGGCCATTTCCGTTCATTCCTATGACCAACAATGGCTATCACCTTACGGATATTCCATTGAGTATCCACTGGAGTATGCAGAAATG TACCGTGTCATGGAAATAGGCGTCAATGCACTTACGGCCACTTACGGAACACAGTACACATACGGCAGTTTCGCTAACGCTCTCT atCTCGGATCGGGTGTGACCACCGATTATTATTACGAAGGCGAAGGAATACTACACTCCTACACCATTGAGCTTCGTGACCTAGGTACTTATGGATTTGTTTTACCACCCGATCAAATTGTTCCAACAGCCATTGAAACGTGGAATGGAATCAAAGCCTTCGTCAATGCCATATAA